Proteins from one Sarcophilus harrisii chromosome 2, mSarHar1.11, whole genome shotgun sequence genomic window:
- the C2H19orf12 gene encoding protein C19orf12 homolog: MPVMVEDIMKLLCTISEERKMKAAFKHSGKGALVAGAVAFVGGLVGGPPGIAVGGTVGGLLGAWMTSGQFKPIPQIIMELPPIEQQKLFNEAFAIIRDLDWTDAVQLTALVMGNDALQQKLASVIVNYVSQTLRAEVQYGD; this comes from the exons ATGCCAGTCATGGTAGAAGACATTATGAAACTGCTCTGTACTATTTcagaggagaggaaaatgaaggCTGCATTCAAGCATTCAGGGAAGGGGGCGCTGGTGGCAGGAGCCGTGGCTTTTGTTGGGGGTTTGGTGGGCGGCCCCCCAGGAATAGCTGTTG GGGGGACAGTTGGTGGCCTACTTGGTGCTTGGATGACTAGTGGACAATTTAAACCAATTCCTCAGATCATAATGGAACTGCCCCCTATTGAGCAACAGAAGCTTTTTAACGAAGCCTTTGCCATTATCAGAGACTTGGACTGGACGGATGCGGTGCAGCTGACTGCACTGGTAATGGGGAATGACGCCCTTCAGCAGAAATTGGCATCAGTGATAGTAAATTATGTCTCACAAACGCTTCGAGCAGAAGTACAGTATGGAGACTAG